The Virgibacillus phasianinus genome includes a window with the following:
- the murD gene encoding UDP-N-acetylmuramoyl-L-alanine--D-glutamate ligase has translation MKKLTEFNYSHALVLGLAKSGTAAAELLLNSGINVRINDKLATQTDDVVVKLKEMGAEVIVGSHPLSVLDTVDVVIKNPGIPYDNPVVAEAEKREIPILTEIEFANELATGNIIAISGSNGKTTTTTLATNMIAESNLPVKVAGNIGKVATEVAQTLTDEETLVLELSSFQLMGIREFQPKIAVLLNIYEAHLDYHKTMANYKRAKYNIFRNQTSEDYLVYNDDDPNLREAALEAKSVKVPFSITKQLETGAWADSTSIYFGNEKIMDKQDILLVGDHNIENMLAAICAAKLNGASTKAIQKVLQTFSGVEHRFQFVARIADRLFYNDSKGTNILATQKALSSFKQPTILLAGGLDRGNGFDDLLPYLKNVKAMVLFGQTKMKLKELADKAGITKVTFAKDVTDAVDKAYALSNPKDVILLSPACASWDQYRSFEERGDMFIQAVHTLE, from the coding sequence GTGAAGAAATTAACTGAATTTAACTATTCACATGCATTAGTATTGGGTTTAGCAAAAAGTGGTACAGCTGCCGCTGAGCTACTTTTAAATAGTGGTATTAATGTACGGATAAATGACAAGCTTGCAACGCAAACAGATGATGTTGTTGTAAAACTAAAAGAGATGGGCGCTGAGGTGATTGTTGGTTCCCATCCCCTTTCTGTTTTAGATACGGTAGATGTGGTCATTAAAAATCCGGGCATTCCATATGACAACCCAGTAGTCGCAGAAGCTGAAAAACGTGAGATTCCAATTTTAACTGAAATTGAGTTTGCTAATGAATTAGCAACAGGGAATATTATTGCTATTTCCGGTTCAAATGGCAAAACTACCACAACAACGCTTGCTACAAATATGATAGCTGAGAGTAATTTACCTGTTAAAGTAGCGGGGAATATTGGAAAAGTTGCAACAGAGGTTGCCCAGACCCTAACCGATGAGGAAACTCTGGTATTGGAATTATCCTCATTCCAATTAATGGGGATACGGGAATTCCAACCTAAAATTGCAGTACTACTTAACATTTATGAAGCGCATTTGGATTATCATAAAACGATGGCAAATTATAAAAGAGCTAAATATAATATTTTTAGAAACCAAACGAGTGAGGATTATCTTGTGTACAATGATGATGATCCAAATTTGAGAGAGGCTGCATTGGAAGCCAAATCAGTTAAAGTACCTTTTTCCATTACGAAACAGCTTGAAACAGGAGCGTGGGCCGATTCAACCAGTATTTATTTTGGAAATGAAAAGATAATGGATAAACAGGATATTCTGCTTGTTGGCGATCACAATATCGAAAATATGCTCGCGGCAATTTGTGCAGCAAAGCTAAACGGCGCAAGTACGAAGGCTATACAAAAAGTATTACAAACATTCTCCGGAGTTGAACATCGTTTTCAATTTGTAGCCAGGATTGCAGACAGGCTGTTTTATAATGATTCAAAAGGTACTAATATTTTAGCAACCCAAAAAGCCTTGTCCTCATTTAAACAACCCACCATTTTGCTGGCTGGTGGGTTGGATCGTGGCAATGGTTTTGATGATTTACTCCCATATTTAAAAAATGTGAAGGCAATGGTGTTATTTGGCCAAACAAAAATGAAGCTTAAAGAACTGGCAGACAAGGCAGGAATAACCAAGGTTACATTTGCAAAAGATGTGACGGACGCTGTTGACAAAGCATATGCATTATCAAATCCAAAAGATGTAATTTTGCTTTCACCAGCATGTGCCAGCTGGGATCAATATCGTAGTTTTGAAGAACGAGGAGACATGTTTATACAAGCTGTGCATACATTAGAGTAA
- the mraY gene encoding phospho-N-acetylmuramoyl-pentapeptide-transferase: MNLYALLITIAIAFLITVLLSPIFIPFLRRLKFGQSIREEGPKSHVKKTGTPTMGGIMIVFSIIITSIIMAAKYSFQSIGYELWILIFVILGYGLIGFLDDFIKVALKRNLGLTSKQKMFGQVVIALVFYVILRMNNFDTYIQVPGTDIQWDLGWGYALLIIFMLVGTSNAVNLTDGLDGLLAGTAAIAFGAFGILAWSGFPQNEVAIFALSAVGALLGFLIFNAHPAKVFMGDTGSLALGGSLAAIAILTKLEIILIIIGGVFVIETLSVIIQVISFKTTGKRIFKMSPLHHHYELMGWSEWRVVTTFWFVGLLFAALGVYIEVGLL; encoded by the coding sequence ATGAATTTATATGCATTACTGATAACAATCGCAATCGCATTTTTAATCACCGTCCTTTTATCCCCGATCTTTATTCCTTTTTTAAGACGATTGAAATTTGGACAAAGTATACGAGAAGAAGGACCTAAATCACATGTGAAAAAAACCGGTACACCAACAATGGGTGGAATTATGATTGTCTTCAGTATTATTATTACATCAATAATCATGGCGGCAAAATATTCGTTTCAATCCATTGGATATGAACTATGGATTTTAATATTCGTAATTTTAGGGTATGGACTTATCGGCTTTTTAGATGATTTTATCAAAGTTGCCCTTAAACGGAATCTTGGATTAACATCAAAACAAAAGATGTTTGGACAAGTAGTAATCGCACTTGTATTTTATGTAATTTTACGGATGAATAATTTTGATACATATATTCAAGTTCCGGGTACTGACATCCAGTGGGACCTCGGCTGGGGCTATGCATTATTAATTATTTTTATGCTTGTCGGCACGTCAAATGCGGTAAACTTAACTGATGGGTTAGACGGACTTTTAGCGGGTACAGCTGCAATTGCGTTTGGCGCATTTGGAATCTTGGCATGGTCTGGTTTTCCGCAAAATGAAGTAGCCATTTTTGCACTATCAGCTGTTGGGGCATTATTAGGCTTTCTTATCTTTAACGCACATCCTGCAAAGGTTTTTATGGGAGATACTGGTTCTTTAGCTCTTGGAGGTTCATTGGCCGCCATCGCTATATTAACTAAACTTGAAATTATTCTAATCATCATTGGCGGCGTGTTTGTCATCGAAACATTATCAGTTATTATTCAAGTTATATCATTTAAAACAACCGGAAAACGTATATTTAAAATGAGCCCATTACACCATCATTATGAGCTAATGGGTTGGTCAGAATGGCGGGTAGTTACGACATTTTGGTTTGTGGGATTATTATTTGCAGCACTTGGCGTATATATCGAGGTGGGCTTATTGTGA
- a CDS encoding UDP-N-acetylmuramoyl-tripeptide--D-alanyl-D-alanine ligase → MLFTTNWISTIFRNYSGVAEDTIQINEVVTDSRTRSSKSLFIPIVGENFDGHDFIKQAFDNGAVATIWNKNKELPSFLPTEFPVFFVDDTLRALQGLAAAYRKEIDPVVIGITGSNGKTTTKDLIASVMKSSYKTHATNGNFNNEIGLPLTVLAMDRKTEVLVLEMGMSNFGEIERLSKIALPDYAVITNIGESHIEYLGSREGIAKAKSEIVTGMTGNGYLLIDGDEPLLSAFHSKDRVIRCGFNTGNTVEINQVKISQDHTGFVLADGASYSVPLLGSHHALNATFAITLAKLMSIDSGVIQQALSSLQLTSMRFEMVSGRNDVSIINDAYNASPTSMKAAIDVVKQMSGFSTKILVLGDILELGEHAQSFHESIADVIDDSVSVLFTLGDQAKSINKKVTAMENGVVCKHFSTKEELAHGLEFYLNKDTLVLFKASRGMQFEKIIDKIK, encoded by the coding sequence ATGTTATTTACAACTAATTGGATTTCTACTATTTTTAGAAACTATAGTGGTGTAGCTGAAGATACAATACAGATTAATGAAGTTGTTACAGATAGTCGCACTCGCTCGAGTAAGTCATTGTTTATTCCCATTGTGGGTGAAAACTTTGATGGTCATGATTTTATTAAACAGGCATTTGATAATGGAGCAGTTGCAACAATATGGAATAAAAATAAAGAACTTCCATCTTTCCTGCCCACGGAATTCCCCGTTTTTTTTGTGGACGATACACTTCGTGCGCTGCAGGGGTTAGCAGCTGCTTATCGGAAAGAAATAGATCCTGTTGTTATTGGAATCACAGGTTCAAATGGTAAAACAACAACAAAAGATCTTATCGCTTCCGTTATGAAATCAAGCTACAAAACCCATGCAACTAATGGTAACTTCAACAATGAAATCGGACTTCCATTAACCGTTTTAGCAATGGATAGGAAAACAGAAGTATTAGTACTTGAAATGGGCATGAGTAATTTTGGCGAGATTGAACGCTTATCTAAAATTGCCTTACCTGATTATGCGGTGATCACGAATATTGGGGAATCCCATATTGAATATCTTGGGTCGCGAGAAGGGATTGCCAAGGCAAAGTCGGAAATAGTAACAGGAATGACTGGAAATGGTTATTTGCTAATTGATGGTGATGAACCACTATTATCTGCATTTCATTCCAAAGACAGGGTTATCCGCTGCGGTTTTAATACTGGGAATACTGTTGAAATAAACCAAGTGAAAATTTCGCAGGATCACACGGGATTTGTTCTAGCAGATGGAGCATCATATTCTGTACCATTATTAGGGAGCCACCATGCTTTAAACGCAACGTTTGCAATTACACTTGCTAAATTAATGAGTATAGATTCGGGTGTCATCCAACAAGCACTATCATCGCTTCAGTTAACCTCTATGCGTTTTGAAATGGTATCAGGGAGAAATGATGTATCGATAATAAATGATGCTTATAATGCATCGCCAACATCAATGAAGGCCGCAATTGATGTTGTGAAACAAATGAGTGGATTTTCTACAAAAATTTTAGTTTTGGGTGACATTTTAGAGCTTGGGGAACATGCACAGAGTTTCCATGAATCAATTGCCGATGTAATCGATGACTCTGTTTCCGTATTGTTCACACTCGGCGACCAGGCAAAATCGATTAATAAAAAAGTGACAGCCATGGAAAATGGAGTGGTTTGCAAGCATTTTAGCACAAAAGAAGAGTTGGCTCATGGCCTTGAATTTTATTTGAACAAAGATACACTCGTTTTATTTAAAGCTTCCAGAGGCATGCAGTTTGAAAAAATAATTGATAAAATTAAGTGA
- a CDS encoding UDP-N-acetylmuramoyl-L-alanyl-D-glutamate--2,6-diaminopimelate ligase — protein MKLNEIISILPFYKAMYAVEDVFVNEIKMDSREVNQGDLFICINGFTVDGHEYIDQAIANGAAAILVEKAVDTNIPTILVPDSSRALAMIAAHFYHYPTTKFPLIGITGTNGKTTITYLVEKILNECNWKTGIIGTIQMKIGNRLFPVQNTTPDSLFLQKSFHKMVEYNVDTAIMEVSSHALDMGRTYGCDFDVAVFSNLSQDHLDYHKDMNDYLRAKSLLFSQLGNTYRKTHPKFAVINVDDPSHDMIKRSTAQHIITYGCNTEAAIMATDVELKANRTIFTLNTQVGEISVSSMLIGMFNVYNMLAAVGVAMAFHIPLGTIKSALEKITGISGRFEPVGGDQPFTTIVDYAHTPDSLENVLQVIKEFAKKNIYVVVGCGGDRDKTKRPQMAAIALKYANKVIFTSDNPRTEDPSAILEDMVNGQMEKHYEIIQDRRQAIYRVINLASDDDVVLIAGKGHETYQLIGHTKYQFDDREIARQAILSKGK, from the coding sequence ATGAAATTGAATGAAATCATTTCCATCTTGCCATTCTATAAAGCTATGTATGCAGTTGAAGATGTATTTGTAAATGAAATCAAAATGGACTCACGTGAGGTAAATCAAGGAGATCTCTTTATATGTATTAATGGCTTTACTGTAGATGGTCATGAATATATTGATCAGGCCATAGCAAATGGGGCAGCTGCCATCTTAGTTGAGAAAGCCGTTGATACCAATATACCTACCATTCTTGTACCAGATTCTTCACGGGCCCTTGCAATGATTGCAGCACATTTTTATCATTACCCAACAACCAAATTTCCTTTAATCGGGATAACAGGAACCAATGGTAAGACAACAATAACTTATTTAGTTGAAAAGATATTGAATGAATGTAATTGGAAGACGGGGATAATTGGCACGATCCAGATGAAAATTGGTAATCGCTTATTTCCTGTCCAAAATACTACTCCAGATTCATTGTTTTTACAAAAAAGTTTTCATAAAATGGTAGAATATAATGTGGATACAGCAATTATGGAAGTATCGTCCCATGCGCTTGATATGGGAAGGACGTACGGCTGTGATTTCGATGTGGCGGTATTCAGTAATCTATCGCAGGATCACTTGGATTACCATAAGGACATGAATGATTACCTCCGTGCAAAAAGTCTCTTATTCTCCCAATTGGGAAATACGTACAGGAAGACACATCCGAAATTTGCTGTTATAAATGTGGATGATCCTAGTCATGACATGATCAAACGAAGCACCGCACAGCATATTATTACATATGGTTGTAATACAGAGGCTGCCATTATGGCAACTGATGTTGAGCTTAAAGCAAACCGTACAATTTTCACATTGAATACGCAGGTAGGTGAAATCTCTGTTAGCAGTATGCTCATTGGGATGTTTAATGTCTATAATATGCTTGCAGCTGTTGGTGTGGCGATGGCGTTTCATATTCCCTTGGGAACGATCAAATCAGCCCTAGAGAAAATTACTGGAATTAGTGGAAGATTTGAACCGGTTGGAGGGGATCAGCCCTTTACAACCATAGTGGATTATGCTCACACCCCGGATTCACTGGAAAATGTATTACAGGTTATTAAGGAATTTGCCAAAAAAAATATTTACGTTGTTGTAGGGTGCGGAGGTGACCGTGATAAAACAAAGCGTCCACAAATGGCAGCAATTGCATTAAAATATGCGAATAAGGTTATTTTTACGTCCGATAACCCAAGAACAGAAGATCCTTCGGCTATATTAGAGGATATGGTTAATGGACAAATGGAAAAACATTATGAAATAATTCAAGATCGGAGGCAGGCCATTTATCGTGTAATCAATCTTGCCAGTGACGATGATGTGGTTCTGATAGCCGGTAAAGGACATGAAACCTATCAATTAATTGGTCACACGAAATATCAATTTGATGATAGGGAAATAGCGAGGCAAGCAATTTTATCTAAGGGGAAATAA
- a CDS encoding stage V sporulation protein D, with translation MKRVSTVAVRKRIVAVFLIGLVVFFVINIRLGYVQFFLADELIKKANDSWSRDIKFEAERGRILDVNGEVLTKNVSAPSVILVPSQIKNKEDTAEKLASVLDITNKKAYEYVTEKRSKVSIHPKGRKISKKQAKTLQTYNMEGVYLAKDSKRYYPHGAYLSHVLGFTGIDNQGLMGLELYYNDKLSGTPGSLSYYSTAKGARLDDPADVYKAPVDGLTLKTTINSKVQTIIERELDLAVAKYSPDGASAIAVNPKTGGIIAMSSRPNFKPGQYKKFDPTIYSRNLPIWSTYEPGSTFKIITLAAALEENAVNLQKDTFNDDGEISVGGAKLHCWKSGGHGHQTYLEVVQNSCNPGFVNLGMKLGQEKLFSYIRDFGFGEETGIDLQGESSGILFKPEQVGPVELATTSFGQGVSVTPIQQVMAVSAAVNGGNLMEPHIAKEWIDPVTKDVVEKVEPKVEDTVISGATSEKIRNALESVVAKGTGRPAFVEGYRVGGKTGTAQKVGPDGRYMQNNYVLSFIGFAPADDPEIVVYLAIDNPKDTVQFGGVVAAPIVGTIIGDSLSAMGVEKRTDGLAKEYKWPEEPEVTVPDLIGLKKGELADYLTTLSIKTSGEGKYIVDQEPSAGTKVESGSKMRIYLSDEK, from the coding sequence ATGAAACGAGTATCTACTGTAGCAGTGAGAAAACGAATAGTCGCTGTCTTTTTAATTGGCTTAGTTGTATTTTTTGTGATTAATATTCGATTGGGGTATGTACAATTTTTTCTTGCCGATGAATTAATTAAAAAAGCGAATGATTCATGGAGCAGGGATATTAAGTTTGAGGCGGAACGTGGGAGGATACTGGATGTAAATGGAGAAGTACTGACCAAAAACGTTTCAGCGCCATCTGTTATTCTTGTTCCGAGTCAAATAAAGAACAAGGAAGATACGGCGGAAAAACTGGCTAGTGTACTTGATATTACGAATAAGAAAGCTTATGAGTATGTAACAGAAAAAAGAAGTAAAGTTAGTATACATCCAAAGGGAAGAAAGATTTCCAAGAAACAAGCAAAGACATTACAAACATACAATATGGAGGGGGTATACTTAGCGAAGGATTCAAAACGTTATTATCCGCATGGGGCTTATTTATCACACGTCTTAGGTTTTACAGGAATTGATAATCAGGGGTTAATGGGACTTGAGTTATACTATAATGATAAGTTAAGCGGAACACCTGGGAGCCTGTCATATTATTCTACTGCCAAGGGTGCTCGTCTGGATGATCCAGCTGATGTATATAAAGCGCCAGTAGATGGACTAACACTGAAAACAACAATCAATTCCAAGGTGCAAACAATTATTGAACGTGAGCTTGATTTAGCTGTTGCAAAATATTCGCCAGATGGCGCATCTGCTATTGCAGTCAATCCCAAAACTGGTGGAATAATTGCTATGTCGTCTCGTCCAAATTTTAAACCAGGTCAGTACAAAAAATTTGATCCGACCATTTATAGCCGAAATCTGCCAATCTGGAGTACCTATGAGCCAGGTTCAACCTTTAAGATTATTACCCTTGCAGCGGCTTTAGAGGAAAATGCAGTTAATTTACAAAAAGATACATTTAATGACGACGGGGAAATTTCAGTTGGAGGTGCAAAGCTGCATTGCTGGAAATCTGGCGGCCATGGCCACCAGACATATTTAGAGGTTGTGCAAAATTCCTGTAACCCTGGATTTGTAAATTTGGGTATGAAGCTTGGGCAGGAAAAATTATTTTCCTATATAAGGGATTTTGGTTTTGGCGAAGAGACAGGAATTGACTTACAAGGCGAAAGCAGCGGTATTCTTTTTAAACCAGAACAGGTTGGGCCTGTTGAACTGGCAACAACTTCCTTCGGGCAGGGGGTATCTGTCACGCCAATTCAGCAAGTTATGGCGGTTTCTGCTGCTGTAAATGGCGGAAATTTAATGGAACCCCATATAGCTAAGGAATGGATTGATCCGGTAACGAAAGATGTTGTTGAAAAGGTAGAACCGAAAGTAGAGGACACAGTAATCTCTGGGGCCACCTCTGAAAAGATTCGAAATGCTCTGGAAAGCGTTGTGGCTAAAGGTACTGGTCGTCCTGCTTTTGTAGAAGGGTATCGGGTAGGAGGTAAAACAGGTACTGCCCAAAAGGTAGGACCTGACGGACGGTATATGCAAAATAATTATGTCTTGTCATTCATTGGGTTTGCACCTGCTGATGACCCGGAAATAGTAGTATACTTGGCAATTGATAACCCTAAAGATACAGTACAATTCGGTGGAGTTGTAGCGGCCCCGATTGTAGGAACGATTATTGGCGACAGTTTGAGTGCGATGGGAGTAGAAAAAAGAACAGATGGATTGGCAAAAGAATATAAATGGCCTGAAGAACCTGAAGTAACTGTTCCTGACCTAATTGGGCTGAAGAAAGGTGAACTGGCTGATTATTTAACAACCTTATCCATTAAAACCAGTGGTGAAGGGAAATACATTGTTGATCAGGAACCCAGTGCCGGAACAAAAGTAGAATCGGGTTCAAAAATGAGGATTTATTTATCAGATGAAAAATGA
- a CDS encoding penicillin-binding protein, with protein MKKNKTTHFMAGILILVFVSIFLILTGRFMYIQATGEINGVSLDEWADKKRTTSTTLDSERGKIFDSTGMTLAYDRPTFKIFAIVDESYSKDLEEPQHVKNPEKTAEMLAPLLDMEEKDILKRLQYGIENDKFQVEFGSDGKELSQETKEKIQDLDLPGIKFEKRSIRYYPNGMFASHILGFAQKKEGEITGIAGIEREMNDILDGKDGKISYQRDKYGTKLLDPNQIIQKPEDGNNVYLTINQKIQTLLEDTLSQVNEEYNPKRITAIVMDPKTGEIVAMSNRPSYNPNNPANVENWYNDAISTPYEPGSTMKMFTWSAAIDSGNYNGDATYMSGKYKPLPNTKAIYDYNIDGWGEISFDEGFRRSSNVAAAKLLWEVMGPETYLNYYKAFDFDEKTGIDLPDEVAGKLVFDYPIEKITTAFGQGTTVTPIQQMKAATAIANDGKMLKPYVIKKIVDSNSGKTIKEKSPNVVGQPISKETADHVKELLGTVVTGDGGTGANYKLDDYSVAGKTGTAQIPNPDGRGYLSGNGNYIYSFLGMAPKDDPELMMYVSVKQPELEHEAGSIPVSFIFKNVMKNGLHYMNIDPDKEATEKASIIEVPELVGHDAKEAKEQLLKLGLKHIMVIGGGDKVVDVSAPKGEEILANNRILLLTDKPTMPDITGWSMREVYKLADLIGLKVETMGNGYVVKQSIKKGAPIKKNDYLGVELKHPNTEKQEPKDEQESIKEAQEEDGASDEPTGEQ; from the coding sequence ATGAAAAAGAATAAAACAACACACTTTATGGCCGGAATTCTCATTTTAGTTTTCGTTTCCATATTTTTGATTTTGACAGGGAGGTTCATGTACATACAGGCCACTGGTGAAATTAATGGTGTATCCTTGGATGAGTGGGCGGACAAAAAACGCACAACTTCCACTACCCTAGATTCCGAACGGGGTAAAATCTTTGATAGTACAGGAATGACGCTTGCTTATGATCGACCTACATTTAAAATATTCGCGATAGTAGATGAATCCTACTCGAAGGATCTAGAGGAGCCACAGCATGTTAAAAACCCAGAAAAAACTGCGGAGATGCTGGCTCCTCTATTAGATATGGAAGAAAAAGATATTTTAAAGCGGCTGCAGTATGGTATAGAAAATGATAAATTCCAAGTAGAATTCGGCTCAGATGGAAAGGAATTATCCCAGGAAACGAAAGAAAAAATTCAGGACCTTGATTTGCCGGGGATAAAATTTGAAAAGAGATCGATACGATATTACCCAAATGGAATGTTTGCTTCCCACATCCTTGGTTTCGCACAGAAAAAGGAAGGTGAAATAACTGGGATAGCGGGTATTGAACGTGAAATGAATGATATCTTGGATGGAAAAGACGGCAAAATTTCGTATCAACGTGATAAATACGGTACGAAACTATTAGACCCGAATCAAATAATCCAAAAGCCGGAAGATGGCAATAATGTTTACTTAACGATCAATCAAAAAATCCAAACGCTATTGGAAGATACACTTTCTCAAGTCAATGAAGAATATAATCCAAAGCGGATAACAGCAATTGTCATGGACCCTAAAACTGGTGAAATTGTGGCGATGAGTAATCGTCCAAGCTACAACCCGAATAATCCCGCCAATGTTGAAAATTGGTATAATGATGCAATTTCAACACCTTACGAACCTGGTTCTACAATGAAGATGTTTACCTGGTCCGCAGCAATAGATTCGGGGAATTATAATGGAGACGCAACATATATGTCTGGTAAATATAAGCCTCTCCCTAATACGAAAGCAATCTATGATTACAATATTGACGGTTGGGGCGAGATATCTTTTGACGAGGGATTCAGACGTTCTTCAAACGTTGCAGCAGCAAAGTTATTATGGGAAGTAATGGGACCGGAAACCTATTTGAACTATTATAAGGCATTTGATTTCGATGAAAAAACAGGCATCGATTTACCAGATGAGGTTGCTGGTAAACTAGTCTTTGACTATCCCATCGAAAAAATCACAACAGCCTTTGGACAAGGTACAACCGTTACACCAATCCAGCAAATGAAAGCCGCTACGGCTATTGCTAATGATGGAAAAATGTTAAAACCTTATGTTATTAAGAAAATTGTTGATTCAAATTCGGGTAAAACGATAAAGGAAAAGTCGCCGAACGTAGTCGGACAGCCTATCTCGAAAGAAACTGCAGATCATGTAAAAGAATTACTTGGAACTGTAGTAACAGGTGATGGAGGAACCGGGGCGAATTATAAACTCGATGACTATTCTGTAGCAGGTAAAACGGGAACGGCACAGATTCCAAATCCTGATGGACGGGGATACTTATCAGGCAACGGAAACTATATTTATTCATTCCTGGGTATGGCGCCTAAGGATGATCCTGAATTGATGATGTATGTTTCTGTTAAACAACCTGAGCTGGAGCATGAGGCCGGATCCATACCAGTGTCGTTTATTTTTAAAAATGTTATGAAAAATGGTCTGCATTACATGAACATCGATCCGGATAAAGAGGCAACCGAAAAAGCCTCAATCATTGAAGTTCCGGAACTAGTTGGTCATGACGCAAAAGAAGCAAAAGAACAGTTATTAAAGTTAGGACTTAAGCATATAATGGTTATTGGTGGAGGAGATAAAGTTGTCGATGTCAGTGCACCAAAAGGAGAAGAAATACTGGCAAACAACCGTATTTTACTGCTGACTGATAAACCAACTATGCCCGATATAACAGGATGGTCCATGCGTGAGGTATATAAACTGGCAGACCTTATTGGCCTCAAAGTTGAAACAATGGGAAATGGGTACGTGGTTAAACAGAGTATCAAAAAAGGTGCCCCTATTAAGAAAAATGATTACCTGGGTGTTGAATTGAAACATCCTAATACGGAGAAACAGGAACCTAAGGATGAACAGGAAAGTATAAAGGAAGCTCAGGAAGAAGATGGTGCATCGGATGAACCAACCGGGGAACAATAA
- the ftsL gene encoding cell division protein FtsL: protein MSASHARSWDQMQPTAPKKDKQVVVKVRKQSWITKGEKVLYSIVGVCLLIAAIYMVSFASSTDTINRELQALENDVQQQKVQNEGLIYQKKELSRPERIVKIAEENGLQIQDAKIKQVSGLNK from the coding sequence ATGAGCGCAAGTCATGCCCGCAGTTGGGACCAAATGCAGCCTACCGCTCCAAAAAAGGACAAGCAGGTTGTTGTTAAAGTAAGAAAACAAAGCTGGATCACAAAAGGTGAAAAAGTGTTATACTCTATTGTAGGCGTCTGTTTACTAATAGCAGCTATTTACATGGTATCTTTTGCCTCTTCCACAGACACCATTAACAGAGAGTTACAAGCACTTGAAAATGATGTTCAACAACAAAAGGTGCAGAATGAAGGGCTTATTTATCAAAAGAAAGAGTTGAGCAGACCGGAAAGAATTGTTAAAATAGCTGAAGAAAATGGATTGCAAATTCAAGATGCAAAAATTAAGCAAGTTAGTGGATTAAACAAGTAA
- the rsmH gene encoding 16S rRNA (cytosine(1402)-N(4))-methyltransferase RsmH — protein sequence MFNHYSVLKEETISGLQLSANGTYVDCTVGGGGHSEKIASKLDDNGLLVAFDQDLDALHAAKEKLDVFSDKVVFIHKNFSNLEEELIKHEITNIDGILFDLGVSSPQFDRGERGFSYRHDAYLDMRMNQQQSLDAHEIVNNWPYEKLVKIFFTYGEEKFSKQIARKIEARREKEAINSTHQLVDIIKEAIPAAARRTGGHPAKRIFQALRIAVNDELAVFNDALHQAARMVSVGGRIVVITFQSLEDRICKQAFKKWSTTKPVPKNLPIVPETHQAPFKVITRKPIIAKDDELEENRRSRSAKLRIVEKMKPWDAEFTYMEGWNKK from the coding sequence ATGTTCAATCATTACAGTGTATTAAAAGAAGAGACCATAAGCGGATTACAATTGTCTGCTAATGGTACATATGTCGATTGCACAGTTGGTGGTGGGGGGCATTCTGAAAAGATTGCAAGCAAACTGGATGACAATGGGTTGCTAGTTGCTTTTGATCAAGATCTTGATGCGTTACATGCAGCAAAAGAAAAACTAGACGTATTTAGTGACAAAGTGGTTTTTATTCACAAAAACTTCAGTAACCTTGAAGAAGAATTAATTAAACACGAAATTACTAACATTGATGGAATACTATTTGATTTGGGTGTTTCCTCTCCGCAATTCGATCGTGGTGAACGTGGATTTAGTTATAGGCATGATGCATACCTAGACATGCGTATGAATCAGCAGCAAAGCCTAGACGCTCACGAAATTGTAAATAATTGGCCATACGAAAAACTGGTAAAGATTTTCTTTACATACGGAGAAGAAAAGTTTTCCAAACAGATAGCCAGAAAAATAGAAGCGCGCCGGGAAAAGGAAGCCATAAATTCAACACATCAACTTGTTGACATTATAAAGGAAGCAATACCAGCTGCTGCAAGGCGGACAGGAGGACATCCCGCAAAGCGGATTTTTCAGGCGTTGCGGATTGCAGTGAATGATGAATTAGCCGTTTTTAATGATGCATTACATCAGGCTGCTCGTATGGTTAGTGTTGGCGGTAGAATTGTTGTTATTACATTTCAGTCATTAGAGGACAGGATTTGCAAACAAGCCTTTAAAAAATGGAGTACAACTAAACCTGTTCCGAAAAACTTACCAATTGTACCTGAAACCCATCAGGCACCATTTAAAGTCATTACACGAAAGCCGATTATTGCAAAAGATGACGAACTTGAAGAGAATCGCAGGTCAAGATCTGCCAAACTGCGAATAGTCGAGAAAATGAAACCATGGGACGCGGAATTTACTTATATGGAAGGGTGGAATAAAAAATGA